From Hydractinia symbiolongicarpus strain clone_291-10 chromosome 11, HSymV2.1, whole genome shotgun sequence, the proteins below share one genomic window:
- the LOC130613720 gene encoding Golgi apparatus protein 1-like isoform X1: MADHSCGKSKRATMSSKKIGILFFLVVILCLVPHTRSRNVPKKDNEEEKYILAKDENCAHDVKNLCPKVKKDNNFAIFLCLQEAALKDEDDVSDECHGTLWHYKYNLTRNPQFDEVAFKVCESTLEELKDVCKDTHHTPGFLMNCLIEHRHNVQDQKCSSFLTRMSSIVFSDYRLIKGFYENCHKDVKTLNCGQLAATTEDDPHHEQAEVVSCLEASIDSVSDKCQHQLLRIAELQADDFHLDRPLFYACQEARERYCPDVKAGEGRIYKCLLNHVTDEMMPAECSTKLEAREKMMQKDVKVNYPLWKECQGDFEKYQCEKNGASQIGQGSNLLLCLQGKVSEGKPVSPNCQAEMRNFATMVFDNYQISPIIVAHCDVEIHNFCSNLIGKRDDGDMMDCLMTQATTNVSLGAKCFEAIGEVLKETNAGNNYKVDRALYVACEPVISSLCQGKEDAMILGCLMDHAHNPKMPEVCATQVFHLQYFLSRDFRLDASLYQDCKQDAEEICKANNFDAKTETNSPDNFVIACLYRNSFAVEPKVSSVCSDHIRRVMHQRATNIKLMPEIEHPCLADLGKLCIDKTTAEGEEIDCLQNNYENLSDKCKKAIQEFTEMESKDFDLDKHLVDKCASMVTKFCQRELEEGDGEKVLPCLVQHKNDVNMDHQCASAVEHWQLLEMKDYNFSPALKDMCMKDISIHCKNERTKFDAVKCLSQKIVTDFKSVSEHCRAQVKNELMVQSENLRLNPELFTACEIDIRKLCLHVEPTAGKLEECLRENHHKLSNPKCKRLLYEQEKVEAKDPELDYRLVHVCANMVKRYCSGISQMSDIMSCLRQFTHDQDMSRECKEIVLERQIEQAESFELDHELVENCEADAKKYCHKEMKNAKRGVDDGAVFGCLVQALMNKKKLKSDCEQFVRRREEEAAMEVNLNPLFLKSCREEVDRLCGGLSHDDVIDCMKLNLPQIRSKECVGEVRKLIVEGIEDVHVDPHLQEQCARDIRTFCSDMPRKSGNVVLCLIDVHKAKNLHLKPGCENFLSKRMQLYNAAEVDLAGFDSISAVIQAVHQSPNRNNIYMTLMVILTILFVGGIIFGRFTKRVRAEVKNR; encoded by the exons ATGGCAGACCATAGCTGTGGGAAATCGAAGCGTGCGACCATGTCGTCGAAAAAAATtggaatattattttttcttgtggTTATTTTGTGTTTAGTACCTCATACTCGTAGCAGGAATGTACCTAAAAAAG aTAATGAAGAAGAGAAATATATATTAGCTAAAGATGAAAACTGTGCACATGATGTCAAAAATCTGTGTCCTAAAGTTAAAAAAGATAACAACTTTGCAATATTTCTGTGTTTGCAAGAAGCTGCACTG aaAGATGAAGATGATGTTTCGGATGAATGTCATGGG ACCCTATGGCATTACAAATACAATTTAACACGAAATCCTCAATTTGATGAAGTTGCTTTTAAAGTTTGTGAATCAACTCTAGAAGAG ttaaaagatGTTTGCAAAGATACACATCACACTCCAGGATTTCTTATGAACTGTCTTATCGAACACAGACACAATGTTCAAGATCAAAAGTGTTCTTCATTTTTAACACGAATGTCAAGTATTGTGTTTTCTGACTATCGTCTGATTAAAGGTTTTTACGAGAACTGTCATAAAGACGTGAAGACATTGAATTGTGGTCAGTTAGCCGCCACAACAGAGGACGAT ccTCACCATGAGCAAGCGGAAGTAGTTAGCTGTCTTGAAGCAAGTATTGATAGTGTTAGTGATAAATGTCAACATCAACTGCTACGTATTGCTGAACTTCAAGCAGATGACTTCCATCTGGATCGTCCATTGTTCTACGCTTGTCAGGAAGCTAGAGAAAGATACTGTCCAGACGTAAAAGCTGGTGAGGGAAGAATATACAAGTGTCTTTTAAATCATGTTACTGATGAAATGATGCCAGCAGAG tgttCTACGAAGTTAGAGGCACGTGAGAAAATGATGCAAAAAGATGTGAAG GTAAACTATCCATTATGGAAGGAATGTCAAGGTGATTTTGAAAAGTATCAGTGTGAAAAGAATGGAGCTTCACAAATTGGGCAAGGATCCAATCTTTTGTTATGTTTGCAAGGAAAAGTGTCTGAAG GAAAACCTGTGTCTCCAAATTGTCAAGCAGAAATGAGAAATTTTGCAACAATGGTGTTTGATAATTATCAAATCAGCCCTATTATAGTTGCACATTGTGATGTCGAAATTCACAACTTTTGCAGTAACCTGATTGGCAAGAGAGATGATGGTGACATGATGGATTGCTTAATGACGCAGGCTACTACTAATGTTTCATTAGGTGCAAAATGTTTTGAAGCG attggtgaagtattaaaagaaacaaatgctgGAAATAATTATAAAGTTGACAGAGCATTATATGTGGCTTGTGAACCAGTCATATCTTCACTATGTCAAGGAAAAGAAGACGCTAT GATTTTGGGATGTTTAATGGATCATGCTCACAACCCCAAAATGCCAGAAGTATGCGCCACACAAGTTTTCCACTTGCAATACTTTTTATCAAGAGATTTTCG GTTAGATGCTTCTCTTTATCAAGATTGTAAGCAGGATGCTGAAGAAATTTGTAAAGCAAATAATTTTGATGCTAAAACAGAGACCAATTCACCAGATAATTTTGTCATTGCATGTCTCTATAGAAATTCTTTTGCTGTTGAACCAAAG GTATCGTCCGTTTGTTCTGATCATATACGCCGTGTCATGCACCAACGAGCCACTAACATCAAACTAATGCCTGAAATAGAACATCCCTGCCTGGCTGACCTCGGCAAACTCTGTATTGATAAAACAACAGCCGAAGGGGAG GAAATTGACTGCCTCCAAAATAATTATGAAAATCTAAGTGACAAATGTAAAAAAGCTATTCAAGAGTTTACAGAGATGGAATCAAAG gaTTTTGACTTGGACAAGCATCTAGTTGATAAATGTGCATCTATGGTCACAAAATTTTGTCAG AGAGAACTGGAAGAAGGAGACGGAGAGAAAGTCCTACCTTGTTTAGTGCAACACAAGAACGATGTTAACATGGATCACCAGTGTGCAAGTGCGGTTGAACACTGGCAACTG TTGGAAATGAAGGATTACAATTTCAGTCCAGCCTTAAAAGACATGTGCATGAAAGACATTTCAATACATTGTAAAAACGAAAGAACAAA GTTCGATGCTGTAAAATGTTTGTCGCAAAAGATTGTAACCGACTTCAAATCTGTTAGCGAACATTGTCGTGCTCAAGTCAAGAATGAATTGATGGTACAG aGTGAAAACTTGAGATTAAATCCAGAATTATTTACAGCGTGTGAAATAGATATCCGCAAACTTTGTCTACACGTGGAACCAACTGCAGGAAAA ttggaAGAATGTTTACGTGAAAACCATCACAAACTTTCGAATCCAAAATGTAAACGATTGCTTTATGAGCAAGAAAAGGTGGAAGCAAAAGATCCTGAGTTGGATTACAGATTGGTGCATGTCTGTGCTAACATGGTGAAACGATACTGCTCTGGCATTTCGCAAATGTCAGACATCATGAGTTGCTTGAGACAGTTTACACATGATCAGGATATGAGTCGAGAGTGTaaagaaatcgttttggaacgGCAAATTGAACAGGCTGAATCATTCGAATTGGATCATGAATTAGTAGAAAATTGTGAGGCTGATGCGAAGAAATATTGTCACAAAGAAATGAAGAATGCCAAAAGAGGTGTAGATGATGGAGCTGTTTTCGGTTGTTTGGTTCAGGCACTTATGAATAAGAAG aaaCTAAAATCAGACTGTGAGCAGTTTGTCCgaagaagagaagaagaagCAGCGATGGAAGTTAATCTTAATCCTCTATTTCTTAAATCTTGTCGCGAAGAG GTGGATCGTTTATGTGGAGGTCTTTCACACGATGACGTCATCGATTGTATGAAATTAAATCTGCCACAAATCAGATCTAAAGAATGCGTTGGT GAAGTGAGAAAATTGATAGTCGAAGGTATAGAAGACGTTCATGTTGATCCGCATCTTCAAGAACAATGTGCGAGAGACATTCGAACCTTCTGCAGCGACATGCCAAGAAAAAGTGGAAATG TTGTACTCTGTCTCATTGATGTCCATAAAGCAAAGAATTTACACTTGAAACCAGGATGTGAAAACTTTCTTTCTAAACGAATGCAGTTATACAATGCTGCAGAGGTG GACCTGGCTGGTTTCGACAGTATATCAGCAGTGATACAAGCTGTACATCAATCACCCAACAGAAATAACATCTATATGACGTTAATGGTGATTTTAACCATACTTTTTGTAGGTGGCATTATATTTGGAAGGTTTACAAAGCGTGTTCGTGCGGAAGTAAAGAACAGATAA
- the LOC130613722 gene encoding WW domain-containing oxidoreductase-like — protein MADQQLEELFTDSEDELPTGWEMRVTDAGRVFYVDHSSKQTQWQHPKTGTEKYLSTVLPFGWEKATDEEGQTLFLDRVNKKNTYVDPRIAYAMSDKKKAMLKFDADSSAMTVMRGQDMRGKTALITGANSGIGYETALALSLHGCHVVLACRDLKKAKKAADVIRVKQSLPVPVDVLECDLASLDSVKKCAECFLQLKCPLDILVCNAGVMGLAYSQTVDGIETTFATNHLGHFYLTDLLKDVLIESAPSRVVVVSSESHRYPSLYDNAFDVPNLPMKKSEYWSIVAYNQSKLCNLLFTFELNRRLSPYGVFCNAVHPGNLVYTQLARHSYFCKVLFTLCRPFSKSQAQGAATTVYCAASPQLENVGGYYFNNCCGCHPSSLANDEELAKRLWDFSEKLAYRKVDSEGKILGVR, from the exons ATGGCTGACCAACAGCTGGAGGAATTGTTCACAGATTCTGAAGATGAGTTGCCAACAGGTTGGGAAATGAGAGTGACAGATGCTGGGAGAGTTTTTTATGTCGA TCATTCAAGTAAACAAACACAGTGGCAACATCCGAAAACTGGTACCGAGAAATATTTATCAACAG tgTTACCTTTTGGTTGGGAAAAAGCAACAGATGAAGAAGGCCAGACACTGTTTTTAGA TCGCGTGAATAAAAAGAATACGTATGTTGATCCACGTATTGCATATGCTATGTCAGACAAGAAAAAGGCGATGTTGAAGTTTGATGCGGACAGTTCAGCTATGACCGTCATGAGAGGACAGGACATGCGAGGGAAAACAGCTCTAATAACTGGTGCGAACTCTGGCATAG GATACGAAACTGCTCTAGCGTTGTCATTACATGGTTGTCACGTGGTATTGGCTTGCCGTGatttgaaaaaagcaaaaaaagcaGCTGACGTCATCAGAGTGAAACAG AGCTTGCCTGTGCCAGTGGATGTTCTGGAGTGTGATCTGGCGTCGCTTGACAGTGTGAAAAAGTGTGCAGAGTGCTTTCTACAATTAAAatg TCCACTTGACATTTTGGTTTGTAATGCTGGTGTGATGGGACTCGCTTACTCACAAACAGTCGATGGCATCGAGACAACATTTGCAACGAACCATCTTGGTCATTTCTACTTGACAGATCTGTTAAAAGATGTTCTCATTGAATCAGCACCCTCGCGTGTTGTTGTGGTGTCATCAGAATCTCACAG GTATCCATCTTTATACGACAACGCGTTTGATGTTCCTAACCTACCAATGAAAAAGTCGGAATATTGGTCGATTGTTGCATACAACCAATCAAAATTGTGCAATTTGTTGTTTACATTCGAACTGAACCGTCGACTCTCCCCGTATGGTGTGTTCTGCAACGCGGTGCATCCTGGGAATTTAGTCTATACACAACTTGCACGCCATTCGTATTTTTGTAAGGTGCTGTTTACACTATGCAGACCGTTCAGTAAATCGCAG GCCCAAGGTGCTGCAACCACTGTATATTGCGCCGCCTCACCACAGTTGGAAAATGTCGGGGGCTATTATTTCAATAACTGTTGTGGATGTCATCCGTCCAGTTTAGCCAACGATGAAGAGCTAGCGAAAAGACTATGGGACTTTAGTGAAAAATTAGCTTATAGGAAAGTGGATAGTGAAGGAAAAATTCTTGGTGTCAGATAA
- the LOC130613720 gene encoding Golgi apparatus protein 1-like isoform X2, producing the protein MADHSCGKSKRATMSSKKIGILFFLVVILCLVPHTRSRNVPKKDNEEEKYILAKDENCAHDVKNLCPKVKKDNNFAIFLCLQEAALKDEDDVSDECHGTLWHYKYNLTRNPQFDEVAFKVCESTLEELKDVCKDTHHTPGFLMNCLIEHRHNVQDQKCSSFLTRMSSIVFSDYRLIKGFYENCHKDVKTLNCGQLAATTEDDPHHEQAEVVSCLEASIDSVSDKCQHQLLRIAELQADDFHLDRPLFYACQEARERYCPDVKAGEGRIYKCLLNHVTDEMMPAECSTKLEAREKMMQKDVKVNYPLWKECQGDFEKYQCEKNGASQIGQGSNLLLCLQGKVSEGKPVSPNCQAEMRNFATMVFDNYQISPIIVAHCDVEIHNFCSNLIGKRDDGDMMDCLMTQATTNVSLGAKCFEAIGEVLKETNAGNNYKVDRALYVACEPVISSLCQGKEDAMILGCLMDHAHNPKMPEVCATQVFHLQYFLSRDFRLDASLYQDCKQDAEEICKANNFDAKTETNSPDNFVIACLYRNSFAVEPKVSKDCSAHIHRIMASRADTVKLVPQIQSACMRELGSTCLDKTGKNEEIDCLQNNYENLSDKCKKAIQEFTEMESKDFDLDKHLVDKCASMVTKFCQRELEEGDGEKVLPCLVQHKNDVNMDHQCASAVEHWQLLEMKDYNFSPALKDMCMKDISIHCKNERTKFDAVKCLSQKIVTDFKSVSEHCRAQVKNELMVQSENLRLNPELFTACEIDIRKLCLHVEPTAGKLEECLRENHHKLSNPKCKRLLYEQEKVEAKDPELDYRLVHVCANMVKRYCSGISQMSDIMSCLRQFTHDQDMSRECKEIVLERQIEQAESFELDHELVENCEADAKKYCHKEMKNAKRGVDDGAVFGCLVQALMNKKKLKSDCEQFVRRREEEAAMEVNLNPLFLKSCREEVDRLCGGLSHDDVIDCMKLNLPQIRSKECVGEVRKLIVEGIEDVHVDPHLQEQCARDIRTFCSDMPRKSGNVVLCLIDVHKAKNLHLKPGCENFLSKRMQLYNAAEVDLAGFDSISAVIQAVHQSPNRNNIYMTLMVILTILFVGGIIFGRFTKRVRAEVKNR; encoded by the exons ATGGCAGACCATAGCTGTGGGAAATCGAAGCGTGCGACCATGTCGTCGAAAAAAATtggaatattattttttcttgtggTTATTTTGTGTTTAGTACCTCATACTCGTAGCAGGAATGTACCTAAAAAAG aTAATGAAGAAGAGAAATATATATTAGCTAAAGATGAAAACTGTGCACATGATGTCAAAAATCTGTGTCCTAAAGTTAAAAAAGATAACAACTTTGCAATATTTCTGTGTTTGCAAGAAGCTGCACTG aaAGATGAAGATGATGTTTCGGATGAATGTCATGGG ACCCTATGGCATTACAAATACAATTTAACACGAAATCCTCAATTTGATGAAGTTGCTTTTAAAGTTTGTGAATCAACTCTAGAAGAG ttaaaagatGTTTGCAAAGATACACATCACACTCCAGGATTTCTTATGAACTGTCTTATCGAACACAGACACAATGTTCAAGATCAAAAGTGTTCTTCATTTTTAACACGAATGTCAAGTATTGTGTTTTCTGACTATCGTCTGATTAAAGGTTTTTACGAGAACTGTCATAAAGACGTGAAGACATTGAATTGTGGTCAGTTAGCCGCCACAACAGAGGACGAT ccTCACCATGAGCAAGCGGAAGTAGTTAGCTGTCTTGAAGCAAGTATTGATAGTGTTAGTGATAAATGTCAACATCAACTGCTACGTATTGCTGAACTTCAAGCAGATGACTTCCATCTGGATCGTCCATTGTTCTACGCTTGTCAGGAAGCTAGAGAAAGATACTGTCCAGACGTAAAAGCTGGTGAGGGAAGAATATACAAGTGTCTTTTAAATCATGTTACTGATGAAATGATGCCAGCAGAG tgttCTACGAAGTTAGAGGCACGTGAGAAAATGATGCAAAAAGATGTGAAG GTAAACTATCCATTATGGAAGGAATGTCAAGGTGATTTTGAAAAGTATCAGTGTGAAAAGAATGGAGCTTCACAAATTGGGCAAGGATCCAATCTTTTGTTATGTTTGCAAGGAAAAGTGTCTGAAG GAAAACCTGTGTCTCCAAATTGTCAAGCAGAAATGAGAAATTTTGCAACAATGGTGTTTGATAATTATCAAATCAGCCCTATTATAGTTGCACATTGTGATGTCGAAATTCACAACTTTTGCAGTAACCTGATTGGCAAGAGAGATGATGGTGACATGATGGATTGCTTAATGACGCAGGCTACTACTAATGTTTCATTAGGTGCAAAATGTTTTGAAGCG attggtgaagtattaaaagaaacaaatgctgGAAATAATTATAAAGTTGACAGAGCATTATATGTGGCTTGTGAACCAGTCATATCTTCACTATGTCAAGGAAAAGAAGACGCTAT GATTTTGGGATGTTTAATGGATCATGCTCACAACCCCAAAATGCCAGAAGTATGCGCCACACAAGTTTTCCACTTGCAATACTTTTTATCAAGAGATTTTCG GTTAGATGCTTCTCTTTATCAAGATTGTAAGCAGGATGCTGAAGAAATTTGTAAAGCAAATAATTTTGATGCTAAAACAGAGACCAATTCACCAGATAATTTTGTCATTGCATGTCTCTATAGAAATTCTTTTGCTGTTGAACCAAAG GTATCAAAAGATTGCTCTGCTCATATTCATCGCATAATGGCGAGTAGGGCAGATACTGTTAAATTAGTACCGCAAATTCAAAGTGCATGTATGAGAGAATTGGGAAGTACCTGTTTGGATAAAACTGGCAAAAACGAG GAAATTGACTGCCTCCAAAATAATTATGAAAATCTAAGTGACAAATGTAAAAAAGCTATTCAAGAGTTTACAGAGATGGAATCAAAG gaTTTTGACTTGGACAAGCATCTAGTTGATAAATGTGCATCTATGGTCACAAAATTTTGTCAG AGAGAACTGGAAGAAGGAGACGGAGAGAAAGTCCTACCTTGTTTAGTGCAACACAAGAACGATGTTAACATGGATCACCAGTGTGCAAGTGCGGTTGAACACTGGCAACTG TTGGAAATGAAGGATTACAATTTCAGTCCAGCCTTAAAAGACATGTGCATGAAAGACATTTCAATACATTGTAAAAACGAAAGAACAAA GTTCGATGCTGTAAAATGTTTGTCGCAAAAGATTGTAACCGACTTCAAATCTGTTAGCGAACATTGTCGTGCTCAAGTCAAGAATGAATTGATGGTACAG aGTGAAAACTTGAGATTAAATCCAGAATTATTTACAGCGTGTGAAATAGATATCCGCAAACTTTGTCTACACGTGGAACCAACTGCAGGAAAA ttggaAGAATGTTTACGTGAAAACCATCACAAACTTTCGAATCCAAAATGTAAACGATTGCTTTATGAGCAAGAAAAGGTGGAAGCAAAAGATCCTGAGTTGGATTACAGATTGGTGCATGTCTGTGCTAACATGGTGAAACGATACTGCTCTGGCATTTCGCAAATGTCAGACATCATGAGTTGCTTGAGACAGTTTACACATGATCAGGATATGAGTCGAGAGTGTaaagaaatcgttttggaacgGCAAATTGAACAGGCTGAATCATTCGAATTGGATCATGAATTAGTAGAAAATTGTGAGGCTGATGCGAAGAAATATTGTCACAAAGAAATGAAGAATGCCAAAAGAGGTGTAGATGATGGAGCTGTTTTCGGTTGTTTGGTTCAGGCACTTATGAATAAGAAG aaaCTAAAATCAGACTGTGAGCAGTTTGTCCgaagaagagaagaagaagCAGCGATGGAAGTTAATCTTAATCCTCTATTTCTTAAATCTTGTCGCGAAGAG GTGGATCGTTTATGTGGAGGTCTTTCACACGATGACGTCATCGATTGTATGAAATTAAATCTGCCACAAATCAGATCTAAAGAATGCGTTGGT GAAGTGAGAAAATTGATAGTCGAAGGTATAGAAGACGTTCATGTTGATCCGCATCTTCAAGAACAATGTGCGAGAGACATTCGAACCTTCTGCAGCGACATGCCAAGAAAAAGTGGAAATG TTGTACTCTGTCTCATTGATGTCCATAAAGCAAAGAATTTACACTTGAAACCAGGATGTGAAAACTTTCTTTCTAAACGAATGCAGTTATACAATGCTGCAGAGGTG GACCTGGCTGGTTTCGACAGTATATCAGCAGTGATACAAGCTGTACATCAATCACCCAACAGAAATAACATCTATATGACGTTAATGGTGATTTTAACCATACTTTTTGTAGGTGGCATTATATTTGGAAGGTTTACAAAGCGTGTTCGTGCGGAAGTAAAGAACAGATAA
- the LOC130614117 gene encoding transmembrane protein 208-like produces the protein MAPKVLKKGQKQINEENTATLGFYRNIVFAVSVVYVGVTVVFFELHWKSYLAICLSSLIYIACYKFMSHMVQGGMDLTMEGGMAEHAKDLLLVTAIIQTLSLISNYFWLLWLVVPGRGVYMLWVNILSPWFFAEPPPELDEKQQKKMERKMKRQQYSYR, from the exons ATGGCG CCcaaagttttaaagaaaggTCAGAAACAAATCAATGAGGAAAATACTGCAACACTTGGATTTTACAGAAATATTGTCTTTGCTGTCAGT GTCGTATATGTTGGAGTTACTGTAGTATTTTTTGAATTACATTGGAAGAGTTAC ctggcAATATGCCTGTCTTCATtgatatatattgcatgttaCAAATTCATGAGTCATATGGTTCAAGGAGGCATGGATTTGACCATGGAGGGAGGCATGGCTGAACATGCTAAAGATCTACTGTTGGTAACTGCCATCATCCAAACACTTAGTCTTATATCAAATTATTTCTGGTTGCTTTGGTTAGTG GTACCTGGCAGAGGGGTATACATGCTTTGGGTAAACATACTCAGTCCTTGGTTTTTTGCTGAACCACCACCTGAGTTAGATGAAAAGCAACAGAAGAAAAtggaaagaaaaatgaaaaggcaacagtATTCATACAGATAA
- the LOC130614403 gene encoding FAU ubiquitin-like and ribosomal protein S30, with product MIICYDCNISVNRVVQNRAVLKSFISWCNAGQIFRSCRARVFIKLWQKRLYPPSKEVIMQIFVQGQSTNVYDISSSISVSDLKELIAFRSGVPVEDQVLVYGGHPLQDEKSLCECEINASSTISLGVRVLGGKVHGSLARAGKVKGQTPKVDKQEKKKPKTGRCKRRHQYNSRFANAVITPGRRRGPNSNA from the exons atgatTATATGTTACGATTGCAATATTTCGGTCAATCGGGTGGTTCAAAACAGGGCCGTCCTGAAATCTTTCATTTCGTGGTGCAATGCGGGACAAATATTTCGTTCTTGCCGTGCACGAGTCTTTATAAAATTGTGGCAGAAGAGGTTGTATCCTCCATCTAAAGAAGTCATAATGCAGATCTTTGTTCAGGGCCAATCTACTAATGTCTACGACATCAGCAGTTCAATTTCTGTCAGTGACTTAAAGGAATTGATTGCTTTCAGAAGTGGTGTCCCCGTAGAGGACCAAGTCCTTGTTTATGGTGGACATCCACTTCAAGATGAAAAGTCACTTTGTGAATGTGAAATCAATGCGTCGTCTACGATCTCCTTAGGCGTACGAGTACTCGGAG gtAAAGTCCATGGTTCTTTAGCTCGTGCTGGAAAAGTCAAGGGACAAACACCAAAG gtcgacaagcaagaaaagaaaaaaccaAAGACAGGTCGTTGTAAAAGACGACATCAATACAATTCTCGATTTGCTAATGCTGTCATCACACCAGGACGAAGACGAGGACCCAACTCAAATGCTTAG